A genomic segment from Salvia splendens isolate huo1 chromosome 13, SspV2, whole genome shotgun sequence encodes:
- the LOC121762888 gene encoding uncharacterized protein LOC121762888: MASNMEPVAVNSQKHDPAWKHCQMFKAGDRVQLKCIYCGKIFKGGGIHRIKEHLAGQKGNAATCLRVQADVRMQMLESLNGVAVRKRKKQKLAEEMSGFGNPGNSIVEVVNNSCGLNSDLVLLPVPEMTEHDGEMDVDGDREDGMSGKSGVRKKKGRVRKAPDVINSSNASLVVYPAGNSKRASSVVNMAVGRFFFDVGLPADAANSPYFQPMIDAIASQGAAAVGPFYHDLRSSILKNVIHEVKYDVDQCTAAWGRTGCSILVDEWDSGKGITFVNFFAYCPEGTVFLRLADISRAIDSVDILYELLKEIVEQVGLKNVLQVVTTIEDRYVIAGKRLTDTFPSIFWTPCAGHCIDLMLQDIGELPRVKMVLDQARSISRYIYSNATVLNMMRRYTFGVDLVDIGTTRSFTNFMTLKRMIDIRHSLQSMVTSEEWMESSYSKDQEAYAVLDTISSQSFWSSCALITRLTDPLLRLSRIVRSQKMPAMGYVFAGMYRAKEAIKKELGSKEEYITYWSIIDCRWEQLQRHPLHAAGFYLNPKFFYSLEGDGHFHIRSLVYDCIEMLVPDQKVVDKIMKETAAYHSGAGEFGRKMAIRARETLLPTEWWLTYGGGCPNLARLAIRVLSQTGCLTQHKLDKIPLENLHKRTNSLERKRLEDLVYVQYNMSLKHMASGDKQHEGVDTISYEHIDLVEDWVTEKEFCSDNPAGKGWMDVDPPGVNVNAVQLGSQIDDVQALGAGFDDSEIFEAAKDSEEDIADKNIGNE, from the exons ATGGCTTCGAATATGGAGCCGGTAGCGGTGAATTCGCAGAAGCATGACCCGGCATGGAAGCATTGCCAAATGTTTAAGGCTGGGGATAGGGTTCAGCTCAAGTGTATATACTGTGGGAAGATTTTTAAGGGAGGCGGGATTCATAGGATTAAAGAGCACCTCGCTGGCCAAAAAGGGAATGCTGCCACTTGCTTGAGGGTTCAAGCCGATGTGCGGATGCAGATGCTCGAGAGTCTGAACGGGGTTGCTGTGAGGAAGAGGAAAAAACAGAAACTTGCGGAGGAGATGTCTGGTTTTGGCAACCCTGGGAACAGTATTGTTGAAGTAGTGAACAATAGTTGTGGTTTGAATAGTGATCTCGTGCTGCTTCCTGTCCCGGAGATGACTGAGCATGACGGAGAGATGGATGTGGATGGGGACCGAGAGGATGGTATGAGTGGGAAAAGCGGTGTTAGGAAGAAGAAAGGGAGGGTGAGGAAAGCACCGGATGTGATTAATTCGAGTAATGCATCTTTGGTTGTTTATCCTGCTGGGAATTCGAAGAGGGCTAGTTCTGTCGTTAATATGGCAGTAGGTCGTTTTTTCTTCGATGTTGGGTTGCCTGCAGATGCTGCTAATTCTCCTTATTTTCAACCAATGATTGATGCAATAGCTTCTCAAGGTGCAGCAGCTGTTGGCCCTTTCTACCATGACCTTAGGAGCTCGATTCTGAAGAATGTGATTCATGAAGTGAAATATGATGTTGATCAATGCACCGCAGCTTGGGGAAGGACTGGTTGCTCAATTTTAGTAGATGAATGGGATTCGGGAAAAGGTATAACCTTTGTCAACTTTTTTGCATACTGTCCAGAAGGTACAGTATTTTTGAGGTTGGCCGATATATCTCGTGCAATAGATTCTGTGGATATCCTTTATGAATTGttgaaggagatagtggaacaGGTTGGCCTGAAAAATGTTCTGCAAGTGGTAACCACCATTGAAGATCGATATGTTATTGCTGGGAAAAGACTCACAGACACTTTCCCTTCTATTTTTTGGACCCCTTGTGCTGGCCATTGTATCGATTTGATGCTTCAGGACATAGGAGAACTGCCCAGAGTGAAGATGGTTCTTGACCAGGCAAGATCAATATCGAGGTATATCTATTCGAACGCTACTGTCTTAAACATGATGAGACGGTACACATTTGGAGTGGATTTAGTTGATATAGGAACTACACGATCGTTTACAAATTTCATGACATTAAAAAGGATGATCGATATCAGACATAGTTTGCAGTCCATGGTCACTTCTGAGGAGTGGATGGAAAGTTCTTACTCGAAGGACCAAGAAGCCTATGCAGTACTAGACACTATTAGCAGTCAATCATTCTGGTCTTCATGTGCCTTGATAACACGTTTAACAGATCCACTTTTGCGACTATCAAGGATAGTCAGAAGTCAAAAGATGCCTGCCATGGGATATGTCTTTGCAGGGATGTATCGAGCCAAAGAAGCTATTAAGAAGGAGCTTGGCTCTAAGGAAGAATACATAACCTATTGGAGCATCATAGATTGCAGGTGGGAACAACTTCAAAGGCATCCCCTTCACGCGGCCGGTTTTTATTTGAACCCTAAGTTCTTTTACAGTCTCGAAGGAGACGGACATTTTCACATTCGGTCACTAGTATATGATTGCATAGAGATGCTGGTTCCTGACCAAAAGGTTGTGGATAAAATTATGAAGGAAACAGCCGCTTACCACAGTGGTGCCGGAGAGTTTGGGCGGAAGATGGCAATCAGAGCCCGAGAAACTTTACTTCCCA CTGAGTGGTGGCTTACATATGGTGGGGGGTGTCCCAATTTGGCTCGCTTGGCTATCCGGGTTCTCAGCCAAACCGGCTGCTTAACCCAGCATAAGCTAGATAAAATTCCTCTCGAAAACTTGCATAAGAGGACAAATTCATTGGAGCGTAAAAGGCTTGAAGATCTTGTCTATGTTCAGTACAATATGTCCTTGAAGCACAT GGCTTCGGGTGACAAACAACACGAAGGTGTTGACACCATTTCTTATGAGCACATTGATTTAGTTGAGGACTGGGTAACGGAGAAGGAATTTTGCTCAGATAACCCTGCAGGAAAAGGTTGGATGGATGTTGATCCACCCGGTGTCAATGTCAATGCTGTGCAATTAGGCTCACAGATCGATGATGTTCAGGCTCTTGGTGCAG GTTTTGATGATTCAGAAATTTTTGAAGCGGCAAAAGATAGTGAAGAAGATATTGCTGACAAGAATATAGGGAATGAATGA